In a single window of the Zea mays cultivar B73 chromosome 5, Zm-B73-REFERENCE-NAM-5.0, whole genome shotgun sequence genome:
- the LOC100192009 gene encoding uncharacterized isoform X1 — protein MASSLAEEEEAFEHTLLVVREVSVYKIPPRTTSGGYKCGEWLQSDKIWSGRLRVVSCGDRCEIRLEDPATGELFAACFVLPGQRESAVETVLDSSRYFVLRIEDGRGKHAFVGLGFNERNEAFDFNVALSDHEKYVKREQEKETTGAGGEETGGGEIDIHPAVNRRLKEGETIRITVKNKPSTGSGMLSAAGLSGGTTAKPKTSMLLAPPPGAAGKLRSPLPPPPNDPAAARMNSGHTAGIRAPKEPTKRNNDPFSDLSAIKQNLPSSAEPGQTKSTGAGWAAF, from the exons ATGGCGTCGTCGCTGGCCGAGGAGGAGGAGGCCTTCGAGCACACGCTTCTGGTGGTGCGCGAGGTGTCAGTGTACAAGATCCCGCCGCGCACCACCAGCGGCGGCTACAAGTGCGGCGAGTGGCTGCAGTCGGACAAGATCTGGTCCGGGCGCCTCCGCGTGGTGTCCTGCGGTGACCGCTGCGAGATCCGGCTCGAGGACCCGGCCACGGGGGAGCTCTTCGCCGCCTGCTTCGTGCTGCCGGGGCAGCGGGAGAGCGCCGTCGAGACCGTGCTCGACTCCTCCCGCTACTTCGTGCTCCGCATCGAGGACGGCAGGGGGAAGCATGCCTTCGTCGGGCTCGGCTTCAACGAGCGCAACGAAGCATTCGACTTCAACGTCGCCCTCTCTGACCACGAGAAGTACGTCAAGAGGGAGCAGGAGAAGGAGACCACGGGCGCTGGCGGCGAGGAGACTGGCGGCGGTGAGATTGATATACATCCGGCTGTCAATCGCCGACTCAAG GAAGGTGAAACCATTAGGATAACTGTAAAAAACAAGCCATCAACTGGAAGTGGTATGCTTTCAGCTGCTGGTTTATCTGGAGGGACCACTGCAAAACCCAAGACAAGCATGCTTCTTGCGCCACCTCCAGGCGCAGCTGGGAAGCTTAGATCTCCACTTCCACCACCACCTAACGACCCTGCAGCTGCAAGGATGAATTCTGGACATACTGCAGGAATCAGGGCTCCAAAAGAACCCACCAAGAGAAATAACGATCCTTTTTCAGATCTTTCTGCTATAAAG CAAAATCTACCTTCATCTGCTGAACCCGGACAAACAAAGAGCACAGGAGCTGGATGGGCAGCATTCTGA